Genomic segment of Rattus norvegicus strain BN/NHsdMcwi chromosome 7, GRCr8, whole genome shotgun sequence:
TTGCACATGAAAATTACCTTTCATGTCTTCCAGAACTTTGACAATGTTCTTCAATGTTGCAGTCTTCCCATTTACACCCTAAAATACAATATGAGAAGATGTATATTAATGAAAActatgaaaaattgaaattagtATCTTCGGCAAACCTTAGATCAATGCTTGATTAATTCCTCACACACTTCCTCTTTCAAAGTAAAAACCACAGAAGAGCACCAATCTCTAAGAAAGGCCCCTTAAGATTAAAAAGTGGAAGAAAACTCTAGTTCTTACCTATACCACAGAGGTTCAAGTAGGTTTccagcatcacatctttgtagagatTCTTCTGGGAAGGATCTAGCAAAGCCCATTCCTCATGAGTAaagttcacatgcacatcatCATAGGTTACTGGATCCTAAAATATGCcacacaaatacataataaaaatggtgTTTTACTGTGTTGTAAAAGTATAgtttgaactgaactgaaccggtcACACAGCTCCCTCACCCAAAtcctgggggcagagagctggacCCACAGAAGtgcggacactcctgagaactcagaggagactactctctgcccacattcccaacccaagaggaaactgcctagtgccatctgtgccctctgggcacagggtcctaggagcagtcaggggcaggaccctttgggcttctgcctgcactgagagctgaaagtcagtcaccaggagtgcctacacaactgagagcagagctcACTGTTTCCAAAtgtagctgaaagaaaacaggtctacaggagtgctgacacacaggcctacaggacggtcaagccactgtcagagacagcaagacaagctaacaccaaagacaacctgatggcgagaggcaagcacaggaacctaagcaacagaaaccaagactacttggcatcatcagaacccagctctccccCAACAaggcaaatactagatatccaaacataccagaaaagcaagatttagatataaaatcacattttctgatgagaatggaggactttaagaaggacataaataactcccttaaagaaatacaggacaacacaagtaaacaaccaaagcccttaaaaaggaaacacaaaaatcccttaaagaattacaggaaaacacaaccaaacaggtgaaggaattgaaaaaacccatccaggatttaaaaatggaaatagaaacaataaagaaagcacaaagggagattatatgaaattatcaaactaaaggctgaaatcaaccaactggaaacaaaaagaactatacaaagaatcaacagaatcaggagctggttctttgagaaaataaacaagatagataaacccttagccagattaatcaGAGGctcagagagtatccaaattaacaaaatcagaaatgaaaaggaagatttaatagcagaacctgaggaaattcaaaaaaatcatcagttcctattacaaaactggaaaatctagtggaaatggacaattttctggacagatttcaggtatcaaagttaaatcaggatcagttaaactatctaaacagtcccataactcctaaagacatagaagcagtctttaaaagtttcccaaccaaaaaaaaaaaaaaaaaaaaaaaagcccaggaccagatggatttagtgcagaattctatcaaaccttcaaagaagacctaatgccaatactcttcaaactagaAACAGAGGGAATACTACCTgattcattctataaagccataattacacttatacctaaaccacgcaaagacccaaagaagaagcagaacttcagaccaatttcccttatgaatatcaatgcaaaaatactaaataagattctcccaaaccaaatccaagaacacaatgAAATAATCACCCATCACgagcaagtaggcttcaacccagggatacagtgatggttcaatatatggaaacacataaatgaaatctattatataaacaaactcaaagaacaaaaaccacatgagcatctcattaaatgctgagaaagcatttgacaaagttcagtaccccttcatgataaaagtcttagaaagatcaggaattcaaggcccatacctaaacatagcaaaagcaatatacagcaaaccagtagtcaacatcgaactaaatgaagagaaacttgaagcaatcccactaaaatcagggacaagacaaggatgcccatgctcgccctacatattcaataatgtcctaggcagagcaattagacaacaaagagaggtcaaagggatacaaattggaaaataagaagtcaaaatatcactattgcaaattatatgatagtatactgaagtgatcccaaaaattccaccagaggataaacaacttcaacaatgtggctgggtataaaattaactcaaacaaatcagtagccttcctctactcaaaggataaacaggctaagaaagaaattagggaaatgacacccttcacaagagtcccaaataatataaaataccttggggtgactctaaccaagcaagtgaaagatctgtatgacaagaatttcacgtcttagaagatagaaagacctcccacgctcatggattggcaggattaatatagttaaaatggccattaccaaaagcaatctacacattcaatgcaatccccaacaaaatcccaaatcaattcttcagagttagaaagagcaatttgcaaattcatttggaataacaaaaaaaaatccaagatagccaaaactattctcaacaataaaagaacttctgggggaatcaccatccctgacctccagcagtattacagagcaatagtgaagccagaaagaacccagacacccttcaacaggggaatggatacaaaaaatatggtatatgtacacaatggggtactactcagctattaaaaacaatgacttcatgaaattcatgagcaaatggatggaactaaaacatatcatgctgagtgatgtaacccaattacaaaaccacacatggtatgcattcactgataagtccatgttagcccaaaagcttggaatacccaagatacaatccacagacgacaggaagctcaagaagaagaaagactaaagtgtagatacttcagaccttcttagaagggggaacaaaaaactcacaggaggaaatatggagacaaagtgtggagcagagactgaaggaaaggccatccagagactgccccacctggggatccatcatacACAGatccccaaacccagacaatattgttgatgtcaagaagtgcatgctgacaggagcctgatgtctcctgagagggtctgccagagcttgacaaatacagaggtggatgcttgtagccaaccactgaattgagaatggggtccccaatggaagagttagagaaagaactgaagtagttaaaggggtttacaaccccataagaacaacaataccaaccaatcagagctcctgttgactaaaccaccatccttaGAGGACACAGGGATCAACCTATTGCCCATCTgtatctgtagcagaggatggccttgttgggtatcagtgggaggagaggcccttggtcctgccaaggcttgatgccccagtgtcaAGGCAGGAAAGCaaggggaggtgggtgggtgagggagcactctcatagaagcagaattGAGGgattggatagtgggtttctacaggggaaactaggaaagtggataacatttaaaatgtaaatctaaaaaatccaataaaagaaaaaaagcaaaaaagaaagaaagaaagaaagaaagaaagaaaagaaaagaaaaggaagaaagaaggaaagaaaagctatCCATCTGTTACACTCCAAGAGCAGGATCACCtatttttgggggttttgtttgtttgtttgtttgtttgtttgtttgtttgttgctagACTCCTGATTACAGTCTGGGGTGGTCCCtgtgtggaggtggggagagTCCTGGCCTCTTATTCAGGCCACACCCAAAACCCTACCCCTGAGATATCTAATCATCATACACACGGGGAGGGGAAGTAGTTTCACCAAGAAGTCATCCCCTCATTCTGCCCACTATAAGAGTCCTAGGGAGGGGGAAATGGTCTTCTGAGTTAAGCCATTCTCTTCCCTAATTTATGTCTCTTGTTCAACCAGTGACCCATAAAACCGCCATTCTCTGAGAGAAGTAAAAGCTCTGCCTGTGGCTGCGCAGGGAGACAGCTGCCAGGCAACACAGCCTGGACAGAGCAGATTTTCCCTCTGTGCAACACTGACCAAGGTGACTCTAAGCAATTTCATTAAGTACTTCTTAGAAAGATTAAAAGACAGCAGCTAAAAAGATTTTCTTTGTCACCAATTGGTTCCAGATAttagaaaaaaagattaaagagttAAAAAAATTTGCAGCTTCTAGAGGTGCCTCAAAAgctatttaacaaaataaaactgatTATTGGGATAAATTTTGCATAAACTCAAAGCCACTATTACCTTCTCTGATAATGAGGCACATTTATACTTAAGAGAACAAACAAGGTGAGGATCTTACTGTCACAGCACCACATGACATGGTGAGCCCCTCCCCAAGAAGCACCAAACACTGCCTGTCAGTGCCTTGTGGCCCAGTACCAGGACTTACTTCTGACCCACACTCCAGTACAGCTCCCCTGTTGTCTAATAACAGAGATGCTGGTGCACAACTGTCAGGAAGCAAAAGCTGAAACTGAGTAAGTGGGAGCTGCAGCAGTTACTATAACTGAAACAATTTGGGTCCAAGCCAGGCTCCTCAGCCCAGACAGCAGGACTGATTGCTCTGACCCAGGCTCTCAGGTAGAAAAGGAAAGTCCACCACCAAACA
This window contains:
- the Znf431l4 gene encoding zinc finger protein 124-like isoform 4 (isoform 4 is encoded by transcript variant 4) translates to MDPVTYDDVHVNFTHEEWALLDPSQKNLYKDVMLETYLNLCGIGCKWEDCNIEEHCQSSGRHERMSRRWGDNPALSASTVVDMLTSSGLRVPGYKMGTIILKEWFQR